The Benincasa hispida cultivar B227 chromosome 9, ASM972705v1, whole genome shotgun sequence genome has a segment encoding these proteins:
- the LOC120086370 gene encoding 60S ribosomal protein L18a yields the protein MVTFRFHQYQVVGRALPSEADEHPKIYRMKLWATNEVRAKSKFWYFLRKLKKVKKSNGQILAINEIFEKNPTKIKNYGIWLRYQSRTGYHNMYKEYRDTTLNGAVEQMYTEMASRHRVRCPCIQIIKTATVPAKLCKRESTKQFHDSKIKFPLVFKKVRPPTRKLKTTYKASRPNLFM from the exons ATGGTCACATTCAGG TTTCACCAGTACCAGGTCGTCGGGAGAGCTCTGCCTTCTGAGGCGGATGAGCATCCCAAGATCTATCGGATGAAGCTATGGGCTACCAACGAAGTCCGTGCGAAATCCAAGTTCTG GTACTTTCTGAGGAAGTTGAAGAAAGTCAAGAAGAGTAATGGTCAAATTCTTGCCATTAATGAG ATTTTTGAAAAGAACCCAACAAAGATCAAGAACTATGGTATTTGGCTGCGGTATCAGAGCCGAACTGGTTATCACAACATGTACAAGGAGTACCGAGATACCACATTGAATGGTGCTGTTGAGCAAATGTATACCGAGATGGCTTCTCGCCATAGGGTTAGGTGCCCGTGCATCCAAATCATTAAGACAGCAACCGTTCCTGCAAAACTCTGCAAGAGGGAAAGTACGAAGCAGTTTCATGACTCAAAGATCAAATTCCCGTTGGTGTTTAAGAAGGTGAGGCCACCCACCAGGAAGCTCAAGACAACATACAAAGCATCTAGGCCCAACTTGTTCATGTAA
- the LOC120086369 gene encoding aspartyl protease family protein 2-like: MDFLGNQTGSSRGFHNCKVFLTLIFLLLFSGVFDSVVEAHVPQGFDNSNRSGIFGIELPENLSSGIATSSASAPCSFGKEGEEDETETLMADSVKQSVKLHLKKRSTSRANEPKESITESAVRDLARIQTLHTRIAERKNQDTTSRLKKSNVEQKKPTEAVSPAESPESYADYFSGQLIATLESGVSLGSGEYFIDVFVGSPPKHFSLILDTGSDLNWIQCVPCYDCFEQNGPYYDPKDSISFRNITCNDPRCHLVSSPDPPQPCKFETQSCPYFYWYGDSSNTTGDFALETFTVNLTSSTTGKSEFRRVENVMFGCGHWNRGLFHGAAGLLGLGRGPLSFSSQLQSLYGHSFSYCLVDRNSDTSVSSKLIFGEDRDLLTHPELNFTSLIGGKENPVDTFYYLQIKSIFVGGERLQIPEENWNLSADGAGGTIIDSGTTLSYFSDPAYRIIKEAFLRKVKGYKLVEDFPILHPCYNVSGTDELKFPEFGIQFGDGAVWNFPVENYFIRIDQLDIVCLAMLGTPKSALSIIGNYQQQNFHILYDTKNSRLGYAPMRCAEV, translated from the coding sequence ATGGATTTTCTCGGTAACCAAACAGGCAGTAGCAGAGGATTTCATAATTGCAAAGTGTTTCTTACATTGATTTTCCTTTTGCTGTTCTCCGGTGTATTTGATTCGGTTGTTGAAGCGCATGTTCCTCAAGGATTCGACAACTCCAATCGCTCTGGTATTTTCGGAATCGAATTGCCGGAAAATCTTAGCTCCGGTATTGCTACTTCATCCGCGAGTGCTCCTTGTAGCTTCGGAAAGGAAGGTGAAGAAGATGAGACAGAGACTTTAATGGCGGATTCAGTGAAACAATCGGTGAAGCTTCACCTGAAAAAGCGGTCAACGAGTCGAGCGAACGAGCCGAAGGAATCGATTACTGAATCTGCTGTTAGGGATTTGGCAAGAATCCAGACGCTTCATACCAGAATCGCCGAGAGGAAGAATCAAGATACGACTTCGAGATTGAAAAAGAGCAATGTCGAGCAGAAGAAGCCAACGGAGGCCGTTTCTCCGGCCGAATCGCCGGAATCTTACGCCGATTACTTCTCCGGTCAGCTTATTGCGACTTTGGAATCTGGCGTCAGTCTCGGCTCTGGCGAATACTTTATTGACGTCTTCGTCGGTTCTCCGCCTAAACACTTTTCTCTGATTCTCGATACTGGAAGCGATTTGAACTGGATTCAATGTGTCCCTTGCTACGATTGTTTCGAGCAAAACGGACCTTACTACGATCCTAAAGATTCAATTTCATTCAGAAACATTACCTGTAATGATCCTCGATGTCATTTAGTTTCATCTCCAGATCCGCCGCAGCCGTGCAAATTCGAGACGCAATCGTGCCCTTATTTTTACTGGTACGGTGACAGTTCGAACACCACCGGCGATTTCGCGCTCGAAACGTTCACTGTCAATCTGACCTCGTCGACGACGGGGAAGTCGGAGTTCCGTCGAGTGGAGAATGTGATGTTCGGATGCGGCCATTGGAACCGAGGTCTCTTCCATGGCGCCGCCGGATTATTAGGGCTTGGCCGAGGGCCTCTCTCTTTCTCATCACAGCTTCAATCGCTCTACGGCCATTCCTTCTCTTACTGTCTCGTCGATCGAAACAGCGATACGAGCGTGAGCAGCAAACTGATTTTCGGTGAAGACAGAGATTTATTAACTCATCCAGAACTGAATTTCACATCTCTGATCGGCGGAAAGGAAAATCCAGTCGATACATTCTACTACCTACAAATCAAGTCGATCTTCGTTGGAGGAGAGAGACTCCAAATTCCGGAGGAGAATTGGAACCTCTCCGCCGATGGCGCCGGTGGAACAATCATCGATTCCGGCACAACTCTCAGCTATTTCTCCGATCCGGCTTACCGGATCATCAAGGAAGCATTCTTGAGGAAAGTGAAAGGCTATAAACTAGTTGAAGATTTTCCGATCTTACATCCTTGCTACAACGTCTCCGGCACTGATGAACTGAAATTTCCAGAATTCGGCATCCAGTTCGGCGACGGCGCAGTGTGGAACTTTCCGGTGGAGAATTATTTCATCAGAATCGATCAATTGGATATAGTTTGCTTAGCGATGTTGGGAACTCCAAAATCAGCACTGTCGATCATCGGAAATTACCAGCAGCagaattttcatatattgtaCGATACGAAGAATTCAAGATTGGGCTACGCTCCGATGAGATGTGCTGAAGTTTAA